One Jeotgalicoccus saudimassiliensis DNA window includes the following coding sequences:
- a CDS encoding 3-ketoacyl-ACP reductase — protein MQNISSKTALITGAGRGIGRATALALAAEGVNIGLVGRTVENLEKVQEELKSYDVKTAVAAADVSDIDAITSAVESIRGELGPVDILLNNAGISKFGSFMELTPEEWTNILNVNVNGVYYTTRAVLPEMIERNTGDIINISSTAGQKGGPVTSAYSASKAAVIGLSESLMMEVRKHNIRVTTLTPSTVATDMAVELNLTDGNPEKVMQAEDLAELIVAQLKLNKRVVLKHAGLWSNNP, from the coding sequence ATGCAGAATATAAGCAGTAAAACAGCATTAATTACAGGAGCGGGACGCGGTATCGGCCGTGCGACAGCACTTGCTCTTGCAGCGGAAGGTGTAAATATCGGTCTTGTCGGCCGTACAGTTGAAAACCTGGAAAAAGTTCAGGAAGAACTTAAAAGCTACGATGTTAAAACAGCAGTCGCTGCAGCGGATGTGTCGGATATCGATGCAATTACTTCAGCAGTGGAATCGATTCGCGGTGAATTAGGCCCGGTCGATATTCTGTTAAATAACGCAGGGATTTCTAAGTTCGGCAGCTTCATGGAGCTGACACCTGAAGAATGGACTAACATTTTAAATGTTAACGTTAACGGTGTTTACTACACAACACGTGCGGTACTGCCTGAAATGATTGAACGCAACACAGGTGACATTATCAATATTTCATCAACTGCGGGTCAAAAAGGCGGACCGGTCACAAGTGCATACTCTGCATCAAAAGCTGCAGTAATCGGTTTAAGTGAATCACTGATGATGGAGGTGCGTAAGCATAACATCCGTGTAACAACTCTGACACCAAGTACAGTAGCGACAGACATGGCTGTTGAGCTTAACTTAACGGACGGCAATCCAGAGAAAGTTATGCAGGCTGAAGACCTTGCTGAACTGATCGTTGCCCAGCTGAAATTAAACAAACGTGTTGTTCTAAAACACGCGGGACTCTGGTCAAATAATCCGTAA
- a CDS encoding YjjG family noncanonical pyrimidine nucleotidase, producing the protein MYKAVFMDIDDTVFNFKKCSESALKETFTTLNLEYNKSIFESFTEIDERLWKKQKEELLSVADVLNIRFKELSETLGMNYDSDLAKEHFGNLLGEQYIMEPGIEEVLRRISADYKIYAASNGVLTMQENRLNLSGLKRYFTDLYVSDDIGSAKPNFGFFAESMKRAELESSDILMVGDSLVSDIAGANNAGIASVWYNPYGLENETDIKADYEIKSLDELTVVLNS; encoded by the coding sequence ATGTATAAAGCAGTTTTTATGGATATCGATGATACGGTATTTAACTTTAAAAAGTGCAGTGAAAGTGCACTGAAGGAAACTTTTACAACGCTCAATCTCGAATATAACAAAAGCATTTTTGAATCGTTTACAGAAATTGATGAGCGTTTATGGAAAAAACAGAAAGAAGAGCTGCTGTCTGTCGCGGATGTACTGAATATAAGATTTAAAGAACTGTCAGAAACTCTGGGAATGAATTATGACAGTGATCTGGCCAAGGAGCATTTCGGCAATTTACTCGGTGAACAGTACATTATGGAACCGGGGATTGAGGAAGTGCTTCGGAGGATATCGGCGGATTATAAAATATATGCAGCATCGAACGGTGTATTAACGATGCAGGAGAACAGGCTGAATTTATCGGGGCTGAAGCGGTACTTTACCGATTTATATGTGTCGGATGATATCGGCAGTGCAAAGCCGAATTTTGGTTTTTTTGCAGAAAGCATGAAAAGAGCAGAACTTGAATCTTCGGATATTCTGATGGTCGGTGACAGTCTCGTTTCCGATATAGCCGGGGCGAATAATGCCGGTATAGCTTCGGTCTGGTATAATCCTTACGGGCTCGAAAATGAGACTGATATTAAAGCGGATTACGAGATTAAAAGTCTGGATGAATTAACGGTTGTTTTGAATTCATAA
- a CDS encoding VOC family protein, with the protein MNIIVTSLFVDDQEKALNFYTHILGFVKKHDVPAGNFRWITVVSKDDQNGTELVLEPNDNIAAQDYQNSLMQQGIPATMFGTDDIDKEYERLKAHGVEFTMEPKAAGDMKLAVFNDTCGNLIQLIEQ; encoded by the coding sequence ATGAATATAATTGTTACGAGCCTGTTCGTTGATGATCAGGAGAAAGCATTAAATTTCTATACTCATATTCTCGGCTTTGTTAAAAAGCATGACGTACCCGCAGGTAATTTCAGATGGATTACAGTCGTCTCAAAAGACGATCAGAACGGCACGGAACTCGTCCTTGAACCGAATGACAACATCGCAGCACAGGACTATCAGAACAGCCTGATGCAGCAGGGCATTCCTGCAACGATGTTCGGAACAGATGACATAGATAAAGAATACGAACGTTTAAAAGCCCACGGCGTCGAGTTTACGATGGAGCCGAAAGCTGCAGGAGATATGAAGCTCGCAGTATTTAACGATACATGCGGAAATTTAATCCAGCTGATTGAACAGTAA
- a CDS encoding DUF4352 domain-containing protein gives MKKYLYLAGIALLLMMAACGNAEESDTAEEESSENGEYHHIGDTVELEESVMINQPYTLTVNDFTLTREFKGKPMEEYLIGFEEDSGFYLALVDVTVTNNGEEAFKFEENSNLSLMEKDKEGFNYMQEYAIEEELTADINPGESVTMELPFIVNVKNSEGNYYFYIDPPSSKFHEIYELTEQ, from the coding sequence ATGAAGAAATACTTATATTTAGCCGGTATTGCTCTGCTTCTGATGATGGCGGCATGCGGCAATGCTGAAGAGAGTGACACAGCTGAGGAAGAATCCTCAGAGAATGGTGAATATCATCATATAGGTGATACAGTTGAACTGGAAGAATCAGTGATGATTAATCAGCCGTATACATTAACAGTTAATGACTTTACACTGACAAGAGAGTTTAAAGGAAAACCGATGGAAGAGTACCTTATCGGTTTTGAAGAAGATTCAGGATTTTATCTGGCTCTTGTAGACGTTACTGTAACTAATAATGGTGAAGAAGCATTTAAATTTGAAGAGAATTCAAATTTGTCTCTGATGGAAAAAGATAAAGAAGGATTTAACTATATGCAAGAATATGCGATTGAAGAAGAGCTGACAGCAGATATTAATCCGGGTGAGTCAGTCACTATGGAGCTGCCGTTTATTGTGAATGTAAAGAATTCAGAAGGAAATTATTACTTCTATATAGATCCGCCAAGTTCGAAGTTCCATGAAATATATGAATTGACGGAACAGTAA
- a CDS encoding NADPH-dependent FMN reductase has translation MTKVGIIVGSLRKESVTRKLAENVAELFPSEYETEFIDIGNLPMYNEDIDTEAGAPPEYDEFRSKLDEVEAVLFATPEYNRSMSGAMKNALDVGSRPYGESKWDGKPAMIMSQSPSNLSGFGANHHLRQSLVFLNMHPLQQPEVYIANSFDLIGDDGKINNEGTVEFLQSAVDAFVELVKKFK, from the coding sequence ATGACAAAAGTTGGTATTATAGTCGGCAGTTTAAGAAAAGAATCTGTCACGAGAAAGCTTGCTGAGAATGTCGCTGAATTATTCCCGTCCGAATACGAAACAGAGTTTATCGATATCGGTAATTTACCGATGTATAACGAAGATATTGATACAGAAGCAGGTGCACCGCCGGAGTATGATGAATTCCGCAGTAAACTGGATGAGGTTGAAGCGGTGTTATTTGCTACACCTGAGTATAACCGTTCGATGTCAGGTGCGATGAAGAATGCACTGGATGTCGGTTCACGCCCGTACGGTGAAAGTAAATGGGACGGCAAACCGGCAATGATCATGAGCCAGTCCCCGTCGAATTTAAGCGGTTTTGGTGCGAACCACCATTTGCGCCAGTCACTGGTATTTTTAAATATGCACCCGCTTCAGCAGCCTGAAGTGTATATCGCCAATTCATTTGATTTAATTGGTGATGACGGTAAAATTAATAACGAAGGCACGGTTGAATTCCTGCAGTCTGCAGTGGATGCTTTTGTTGAACTGGTAAAGAAGTTTAAATAA